From Pandoraea norimbergensis, the proteins below share one genomic window:
- a CDS encoding M16 family metallopeptidase, whose product MMKITALLRAFVLPACVGAVAAAAAMPTTALAALPIQTWTAPSGAKVLLVESHSIPMLDLNIDFDAGSRYDPPGKSGLALLTAGLLDSGATAVNGRPALTEAQIADRFADVGAMEATSAGRDAATVTMRTLSSAAERDAAVSTMAQFLQHPTFPEAVLKREAARLSAAIAEANTKPEAIAEKAFRSAIYGSHPYGVSATVASVNAVKRDDLVRFYRDMFSPKRAVVTIVGDIDRAQAEKLVATLTDAMPAGIQPPAMPPVAALRNAVQIDLPHPAEQAHIVSGQASVARSDPDYFALLVGNYVLGGGGFVSRLTAEVREKRGLTYGVTSMFVPQLQEGPFEISLQTRREQAPEALKVVRETLGKFVQEGPTDAEMQAAKDNLINGFPLRLDSNRKLLASVAAIGFYNLPLDYLDTWTDKVKAVTAAQVKDAFARHVQPDKLVTVVVGPGNVFGAASAGAAASGAAAAGPKAK is encoded by the coding sequence ATGATGAAAATTACCGCACTACTGCGTGCGTTTGTCCTGCCTGCCTGCGTGGGCGCTGTTGCCGCTGCGGCAGCCATGCCGACGACGGCACTGGCGGCACTGCCGATCCAGACTTGGACGGCGCCCTCCGGCGCCAAGGTGCTGCTCGTGGAGAGCCATTCGATTCCAATGCTCGATCTGAACATCGATTTCGATGCGGGCAGCCGTTACGATCCGCCCGGCAAATCCGGCTTGGCGCTGCTCACTGCCGGGTTGCTCGATTCCGGCGCGACGGCAGTCAACGGCCGCCCGGCACTGACCGAGGCGCAGATCGCCGACCGTTTTGCCGATGTGGGCGCGATGGAGGCGACGAGCGCGGGGCGTGATGCCGCGACCGTCACGATGCGCACGCTGTCGTCGGCGGCCGAGCGTGACGCCGCCGTCAGTACGATGGCGCAGTTCCTGCAACATCCGACGTTCCCCGAGGCCGTGCTCAAGCGTGAGGCCGCGCGCCTGTCGGCAGCGATTGCCGAGGCCAACACCAAGCCCGAAGCCATTGCCGAGAAGGCTTTCCGTAGTGCCATTTATGGCAGCCATCCGTATGGGGTGAGTGCCACGGTGGCGAGCGTGAATGCGGTCAAGCGTGACGATCTGGTGCGCTTCTATCGCGACATGTTCAGTCCGAAGCGTGCGGTGGTCACCATCGTCGGCGACATCGACCGCGCACAGGCCGAGAAGCTGGTGGCGACGCTGACCGATGCCATGCCGGCGGGTATTCAGCCGCCTGCCATGCCGCCCGTGGCAGCGCTGCGCAATGCCGTGCAGATCGATCTGCCGCACCCGGCAGAGCAGGCGCATATCGTGAGCGGTCAGGCGTCGGTGGCGCGCAGCGACCCCGATTACTTCGCGCTGCTTGTGGGCAACTATGTGCTGGGTGGCGGCGGATTCGTGTCGCGACTCACGGCGGAAGTGCGCGAGAAGCGTGGGCTGACGTATGGCGTCACGAGCATGTTCGTTCCACAGTTGCAGGAAGGGCCGTTCGAGATCAGCTTGCAGACGCGTCGCGAGCAGGCCCCTGAAGCGCTGAAGGTGGTCCGCGAGACGTTGGGCAAGTTCGTGCAGGAAGGCCCGACGGACGCCGAGATGCAGGCCGCGAAGGACAACCTGATCAATGGTTTCCCGCTGCGTCTGGACAGCAATCGCAAGCTGCTGGCGAGCGTGGCGGCGATCGGCTTCTACAACCTGCCGCTCGACTATCTCGATACGTGGACCGACAAGGTCAAAGCCGTGACCGCTGCGCAGGTGAAGGACGCGTTTGCGCGTCATGTGCAACCTGACAAGCTGGTGACCGTCGTCGTTGGCCCGGGCAATGTGTTCGGTGCTGCGAGCGCAGGTGCGGCGGCAAGTGGCGCTGCGGCAGCAGGCCCGAAAGCGAAGTAA
- a CDS encoding ABC transporter permease, with translation MTEADRQHQTDQTTARSQRPETPRYLPGLTPWTGVWRRNFLVWRKLAIASMFGNLADPMIYLFGLGFGLGMMVGNVDGTPYIAFLAAGTVGSSVMFSASFESMYSGFSRMHVQRTWEALMHTPLTLGDVVLGEVAWAASKAVLSGLAILLVASVLGYARLDALPVVLPAVVLAGFAFASLAMVMTALAPSYDFFMFYQTLVMTPMLLLSGVFFPLSQLPAAARHVTEWLPLAHAIALIRPAMLGRAIDQPWLHVAALVAYAVIAFAIALALLRRRILR, from the coding sequence ATGACTGAGGCAGATCGCCAGCACCAGACCGATCAAACAACAGCCCGCTCGCAGCGACCGGAAACCCCGCGCTATCTCCCGGGCCTCACGCCGTGGACGGGCGTATGGCGGCGCAACTTTCTCGTCTGGCGCAAGCTGGCCATTGCGTCGATGTTCGGCAACCTGGCCGATCCGATGATCTACCTGTTCGGGCTCGGGTTCGGACTGGGCATGATGGTCGGGAATGTGGACGGCACGCCCTACATTGCGTTTCTCGCCGCGGGCACGGTCGGCTCCAGCGTGATGTTCTCAGCGAGCTTCGAATCGATGTATTCGGGCTTCTCGCGCATGCACGTGCAGCGCACCTGGGAGGCGCTCATGCACACACCGCTGACGCTGGGCGACGTCGTACTCGGTGAAGTGGCCTGGGCGGCCAGCAAAGCCGTGCTCTCGGGCCTCGCGATCCTGCTGGTGGCCAGCGTCCTCGGCTACGCGCGGCTCGACGCCCTGCCGGTCGTGCTGCCCGCGGTGGTGCTCGCCGGTTTCGCGTTCGCGAGTCTGGCGATGGTCATGACGGCACTCGCGCCGAGTTACGACTTCTTCATGTTCTATCAGACGCTCGTCATGACGCCGATGTTGCTGCTCTCGGGGGTGTTCTTCCCGCTGTCGCAACTCCCGGCGGCGGCGCGCCATGTCACCGAATGGCTGCCGCTGGCGCACGCCATCGCGTTGATTCGACCCGCCATGCTCGGACGCGCCATCGACCAGCCATGGCTGCATGTGGCCGCGTTGGTCGCCTACGCAGTGATCGCGTTTGCGATTGCACTCGCGTTGCTGCGGCGGCGAATTTTGCGATAA
- the nodI gene encoding nodulation factor ABC transporter ATP-binding protein NodI, translating into MTDAAIEVTELCKAYDGRPVVDHLSLHVAPGECFGLLGPNGAGKTTTLRMLLGLVTPDAGEIRLGGLPVPRLAPEARRRIGVVPQFDNLDPDFTVRENLAIFGRYFGLSSADVRERVPALLAFARLESKADARVGQLSGGMKRRLTLARALINNPDLLLLDEPTTGLDPQARHLIWERLKSLMNEGKTILLTTHFMEEAERLCHRLCVIDAGRKIAEGTPPELVAREIGCDVVEVFGDVPHALLAHLAPLAERIETSGETHFCYVRDATPIVNALRDQPGVRYLHRRANLEDVFLKLTGREMRDD; encoded by the coding sequence ATGACCGATGCCGCCATCGAGGTAACCGAACTCTGCAAGGCCTATGACGGACGCCCCGTCGTCGATCACTTGTCGCTGCACGTCGCGCCCGGCGAGTGTTTTGGGCTGCTGGGGCCCAACGGCGCGGGCAAGACCACGACGCTGCGCATGCTGCTCGGCCTCGTCACCCCCGACGCCGGGGAGATCCGGCTCGGCGGCCTGCCGGTCCCCAGACTCGCCCCGGAAGCCCGGCGCCGTATCGGCGTGGTGCCGCAGTTCGACAATCTCGACCCCGACTTCACCGTGCGCGAGAATTTGGCGATCTTCGGGCGCTATTTCGGACTCTCCTCCGCCGATGTGCGCGAACGGGTGCCCGCCCTGCTCGCCTTTGCGCGGCTCGAATCGAAAGCCGACGCGCGCGTCGGGCAACTCTCGGGCGGCATGAAGCGACGCCTCACGCTCGCCCGCGCCCTCATCAACAATCCCGATCTGCTGCTGCTCGACGAGCCGACAACAGGGCTCGACCCGCAGGCACGCCACCTGATCTGGGAACGACTCAAGTCGCTGATGAACGAGGGCAAAACGATCCTGCTCACCACGCACTTCATGGAAGAGGCCGAGCGGCTTTGCCATCGCCTGTGTGTGATCGACGCCGGCCGCAAGATCGCGGAAGGCACGCCGCCCGAGTTGGTCGCGCGCGAAATCGGTTGCGACGTGGTCGAAGTCTTCGGCGATGTGCCGCACGCGCTACTGGCACACCTTGCGCCCTTGGCAGAGCGCATTGAGACGAGTGGCGAGACGCACTTCTGTTATGTGCGCGACGCCACCCCGATCGTGAACGCGCTGCGCGACCAGCCCGGCGTGCGTTATCTGCATCGGCGCGCCAATCTGGAAGACGTCTTCCTCAAACTCACCGGACGGGAGATGCGTGATGACTGA
- the rsmD gene encoding 16S rRNA (guanine(966)-N(2))-methyltransferase RsmD, translating into MKSGSGNVARGAPQQVRIIGGQWKRTPLPVPPGDGLRPTPDRVRETLFNWLGQDLDGLRCLDAFAGSGALGFEAASRGAARVLMVEYAAPAVRQLRANQAKLAADQVEIVQADARRLITTLAPGAFDVVFLDPPFASGWLAGLLAPAARLLAPNGVIYAESDAPLDDEALAALALVCVRRAKAGAVHYHLLESIPKT; encoded by the coding sequence ATGAAGTCAGGTTCCGGAAACGTCGCACGCGGCGCGCCCCAGCAGGTACGCATCATTGGCGGCCAGTGGAAGCGCACGCCGCTGCCTGTGCCGCCCGGTGACGGCCTGCGTCCCACGCCGGATCGTGTGCGCGAGACGCTGTTCAATTGGCTTGGACAAGATCTTGATGGCCTGCGTTGCCTCGATGCCTTTGCGGGCAGTGGCGCGCTGGGCTTTGAAGCGGCCTCGCGAGGCGCGGCCCGTGTGCTGATGGTCGAGTACGCCGCACCGGCCGTGCGCCAGTTGCGCGCCAATCAGGCCAAGCTCGCCGCCGATCAGGTCGAGATCGTGCAGGCGGACGCGCGGCGCCTGATAACCACACTTGCACCCGGGGCTTTCGACGTGGTGTTTCTCGATCCGCCGTTCGCCAGTGGCTGGCTGGCCGGCCTGCTGGCCCCTGCGGCCCGTCTGCTGGCGCCCAACGGCGTGATTTATGCTGAATCCGACGCGCCGCTCGACGACGAAGCGCTGGCGGCGCTGGCGCTAGTGTGTGTGCGCCGGGCGAAAGCCGGAGCGGTGCATTATCATTTGCTTGAATCGATTCCGAAAACCTAG
- the coaD gene encoding pantetheine-phosphate adenylyltransferase, whose translation MVVAIYPGTFDPLTRGHEDLVRRAAGIFDKLIVGVADSRNKKPFFTLEERIDIAREVLGHYPNVTVEGFSGLLKDFVRKHQARVIVRGLRAVSDFEYEFQMAGMNRYLLPDVETMFMTPSDQYQFISGTIVREIAQLGGDVSKFVFPSVEKWLVTKVGDLSAKG comes from the coding sequence ATGGTAGTGGCGATCTATCCGGGGACGTTCGACCCGCTGACCCGAGGGCACGAAGATCTGGTTCGCCGTGCGGCGGGCATTTTCGACAAGCTCATCGTCGGTGTGGCCGACAGTCGTAACAAGAAGCCGTTCTTCACGCTGGAAGAGCGCATCGACATCGCGCGCGAGGTGCTTGGGCACTATCCGAACGTGACGGTCGAGGGGTTTTCCGGGCTGCTCAAGGACTTCGTGCGCAAGCACCAGGCGCGCGTGATCGTGCGCGGGCTGCGTGCCGTGTCCGACTTCGAGTACGAGTTCCAGATGGCCGGCATGAACCGCTATCTGCTGCCCGACGTGGAAACGATGTTCATGACGCCGTCGGACCAGTACCAGTTCATCTCGGGCACGATCGTGCGCGAGATCGCACAACTGGGTGGCGATGTCAGCAAGTTTGTGTTCCCTTCCGTCGAGAAGTGGTTGGTGACGAAAGTCGGCGACCTGTCGGCGAAGGGATGA
- a CDS encoding YfhL family 4Fe-4S dicluster ferredoxin, with amino-acid sequence MALMITDECINCDVCEPECPNDAISMGVEIYEIDPNKCTECVGHFDEPQCVQVCPVECIPIHPEHVETPAQLLAKYTHLQADKLA; translated from the coding sequence ATGGCCTTGATGATTACCGATGAATGCATCAATTGCGACGTGTGTGAGCCCGAGTGCCCGAACGACGCAATTTCGATGGGGGTCGAGATTTATGAGATCGACCCGAACAAGTGCACCGAGTGTGTCGGGCACTTCGATGAACCGCAGTGTGTGCAGGTGTGTCCGGTGGAGTGCATCCCAATTCATCCGGAACACGTCGAGACGCCTGCGCAGTTGCTCGCGAAGTACACCCACCTGCAAGCGGACAAGCTGGCCTGA
- the pth gene encoding aminoacyl-tRNA hydrolase — translation MIKLIVGLGNPGAEYTATRHNAGFWFVDALAQQSGASLSNQKSFHGYAARARIAGSEVWLLEPQTFMNRSGQSVVALARFYKILPDEILVVHDELDLPPGGVKLKRGGGSGGHNGLKDIAAHLTTPDFWRLRLGIGHPRTLQPAGSQQQVVDFVLKPPRKEEQAQIDDAMSRSLDIVDLVVKGEMEKAMMRLHATPGK, via the coding sequence ATGATCAAGCTGATCGTAGGGCTCGGCAATCCGGGCGCCGAATACACCGCAACCCGGCACAACGCCGGTTTCTGGTTTGTCGACGCATTGGCGCAGCAAAGCGGCGCCTCGCTGTCGAACCAGAAGAGCTTTCATGGCTATGCGGCCCGCGCACGCATCGCCGGCAGCGAGGTCTGGCTGCTCGAACCGCAGACGTTCATGAACCGCTCGGGGCAATCAGTCGTCGCCCTCGCGCGCTTCTACAAGATCCTGCCGGACGAAATCCTCGTCGTGCACGATGAACTCGATCTGCCGCCCGGCGGCGTCAAACTCAAACGCGGCGGTGGCAGTGGTGGTCATAACGGCCTGAAGGACATTGCCGCGCATCTGACGACGCCCGATTTCTGGCGCCTGCGCCTGGGCATCGGCCATCCGCGTACGCTGCAACCAGCGGGCAGTCAGCAACAGGTGGTGGACTTCGTGCTCAAGCCACCGCGCAAGGAAGAACAGGCGCAAATCGACGACGCGATGTCGCGCTCGCTCGACATCGTCGATCTCGTCGTGAAAGGTGAGATGGAAAAGGCGATGATGCGATTGCACGCCACGCCGGGGAAGTAA
- a CDS encoding 50S ribosomal protein L25/general stress protein Ctc, giving the protein MKVVAFERNLQGTGASRRLRNAGKTAGIVYGGNVDPQLIELDHNALWHALRKEAFHSSILDLEIAGKSEQVLLRDVQYHPFKQLVLHVDFQRVDATKPIHVKVPLHFLGAEESPAVKLSANVISHIVNDLDISCLPGKLPEFLEVDLSKLAAGQTVHAKDVKLPEGVTLVLHVEQENPVVAQAVQPAGAAADEAAAPAAEGETPAA; this is encoded by the coding sequence ATGAAAGTCGTCGCTTTTGAGCGTAATCTGCAAGGTACGGGTGCGAGCCGCCGCCTGCGCAATGCCGGCAAGACCGCAGGCATCGTGTACGGTGGTAACGTTGATCCGCAACTGATCGAACTCGATCACAACGCACTGTGGCACGCCCTGCGTAAAGAAGCTTTCCACTCGTCGATTCTCGACCTGGAAATCGCTGGCAAGTCGGAACAAGTGCTGCTGCGCGATGTGCAGTACCACCCGTTCAAGCAACTGGTTCTGCACGTGGATTTCCAACGTGTCGACGCCACCAAGCCGATCCACGTGAAGGTGCCCCTGCACTTCCTGGGCGCTGAAGAATCGCCCGCAGTGAAGCTGTCGGCCAACGTGATCAGCCACATCGTGAACGACCTCGACATCAGCTGCCTGCCGGGCAAGCTGCCGGAATTCCTGGAAGTCGATCTGTCGAAGCTGGCTGCTGGTCAAACCGTGCATGCCAAGGACGTCAAGCTGCCGGAAGGCGTGACGCTCGTGCTGCACGTCGAGCAAGAAAACCCGGTCGTGGCGCAAGCCGTGCAACCGGCGGGCGCTGCTGCTGATGAAGCCGCTGCCCCGGCTGCCGAAGGCGAAACGCCGGCTGCCTAA
- a CDS encoding ribose-phosphate pyrophosphokinase — protein sequence MSSDNLMVFTGNANPALAQEVVNTLGIPLGKAMVSRFSDGEIQVEIQENVRGKDVFVLQSTCAPTNDNLMELLIMVDALKRASAGRITAAIPYFGYARQDRRPRSARVAISAKVVANMLQIAGVERIITMDLHADQIQGFFDIPVDNIYASPLLLADVRKQNHENLLVVSPDVGGVVRARALAKQLHCDLAIIDKRRPKANVAEVMNIIGEVDGRTCVIMDDMVDTAGTLCKAAQVLKERGAQKVYAYCTHPVLSGGAAERINASALDEVVVTDTIPLRDDSKGGKIRQLSCAGLLAETFSRIRRGDSVMSLFAE from the coding sequence ATGAGTAGTGATAACCTAATGGTATTCACCGGGAACGCCAATCCCGCCCTGGCCCAAGAGGTCGTCAACACTCTCGGCATCCCGCTCGGCAAGGCCATGGTCAGCCGATTCTCGGATGGCGAGATTCAAGTCGAAATCCAGGAAAACGTGCGCGGCAAGGACGTCTTCGTCCTCCAGTCGACGTGTGCTCCGACCAACGACAATCTGATGGAACTGCTGATCATGGTCGACGCGCTCAAGCGCGCTTCTGCCGGCCGGATCACTGCTGCCATCCCGTATTTCGGCTATGCCCGTCAAGATCGCCGCCCCCGTTCGGCGCGCGTGGCGATCTCGGCGAAGGTCGTGGCCAACATGCTGCAAATCGCAGGCGTCGAGCGCATCATCACGATGGACCTGCACGCCGACCAGATTCAGGGTTTCTTCGATATCCCGGTCGACAACATTTACGCCTCGCCGCTGCTGCTGGCTGACGTGCGCAAGCAAAATCACGAAAACCTGCTGGTGGTTTCGCCGGACGTCGGCGGTGTGGTGCGTGCCCGTGCACTCGCGAAGCAACTGCATTGCGATCTGGCCATCATCGACAAGCGTCGTCCGAAGGCCAATGTGGCCGAAGTGATGAACATCATCGGTGAAGTCGACGGCCGTACGTGCGTGATCATGGACGACATGGTCGACACCGCCGGCACGCTCTGCAAGGCAGCGCAAGTGCTCAAGGAACGCGGCGCACAGAAGGTGTACGCCTACTGTACGCACCCGGTGCTCTCGGGTGGCGCAGCAGAACGCATCAACGCTTCGGCGCTCGACGAAGTGGTCGTGACGGATACGATTCCGCTGCGCGACGACTCGAAGGGCGGCAAGATTCGCCAGCTGAGCTGCGCTGGCCTGCTCGCCGAAACGTTCTCGCGTATCCGTCGCGGCGACTCAGTGATGTCGCTGTTCGCGGAGTAA
- the ispE gene encoding 4-(cytidine 5'-diphospho)-2-C-methyl-D-erythritol kinase translates to MYEILRDCPAPAKLNLFLHIVGRRPNGYHELQTVFQLIDWADTLHFERRDDGKIVHTNPLPGVPPETDLTVRAARLLQEHCGVRFGVDIGIEKRLPAGGGIGGGSSDAATTLLALNRMWQLDLPRAELQTLALKLGADVPFFVFGRNAFAEGLGEQMQAVDLPQRHFLVVNPRVHVATDKIFRDPLLTRDSNVVTMAFFLEHANKNVFETDEIFRNDMQAVVTREYAEVAAVIDWFRTFTTARMTGSGASVFAAFDTKAEAEAACKRLPERWLGQVTAGLAEHPLFAFA, encoded by the coding sequence ATGTACGAAATCCTGCGTGACTGCCCGGCTCCGGCCAAGCTGAACCTGTTCCTGCACATCGTGGGACGCCGGCCCAATGGTTATCACGAACTGCAAACCGTTTTCCAGTTGATCGACTGGGCCGACACGCTGCATTTCGAGCGTCGCGACGACGGCAAGATCGTGCATACGAACCCGCTGCCCGGCGTGCCGCCCGAGACCGATCTGACGGTACGGGCCGCGCGCTTGCTTCAGGAACACTGCGGGGTGCGGTTCGGCGTGGATATTGGCATCGAGAAGCGCTTGCCGGCCGGTGGCGGCATCGGCGGCGGCAGCTCGGACGCAGCAACCACCCTGCTCGCCCTCAACCGCATGTGGCAGCTCGATCTGCCGCGCGCCGAGCTCCAGACGCTCGCGCTCAAACTCGGTGCCGACGTGCCGTTCTTCGTGTTCGGGCGCAATGCGTTTGCCGAGGGGCTGGGCGAGCAAATGCAGGCGGTGGATCTACCGCAACGGCACTTTCTGGTCGTCAACCCGCGGGTACACGTCGCAACCGATAAGATTTTTCGTGATCCCCTGTTGACAAGGGATTCGAACGTCGTCACAATGGCGTTCTTTCTTGAGCACGCCAACAAAAACGTGTTCGAAACGGATGAAATCTTCCGTAACGACATGCAGGCGGTAGTCACTCGAGAATACGCGGAAGTCGCTGCTGTGATTGACTGGTTCAGAACCTTCACCACAGCTCGCATGACGGGATCCGGCGCCAGCGTGTTTGCAGCATTCGACACGAAGGCAGAAGCGGAAGCGGCATGTAAGCGATTGCCAGAGCGCTGGCTGGGTCAAGTGACCGCCGGTCTGGCCGAACACCCGTTGTTCGCATTTGCGTGA
- a CDS encoding outer membrane lipoprotein LolB, translated as MPQLPLFRFDISMLPRPRLTMRAAGMALAISAAALGSGCASLAPATPIAQAEGTSVEHYRGRFSIRFEQNGEARNTYGNFDWQQSGDNATVQLLDPLGQTQAIVRQTPRGATLELPGKAPLTGPRLEDVMHDALGFALPVGGMRYWLHMQGAPGSQATIERDPQTQRPTRLVQDGWTIDYQAYFDTTPLRVKRVDLSRDLDGSPLAVRLAIDE; from the coding sequence TTGCCTCAACTGCCCTTGTTCCGTTTCGATATCTCGATGTTGCCGCGCCCGCGTCTGACGATGCGGGCCGCCGGCATGGCACTCGCCATCTCCGCCGCCGCGCTCGGCAGCGGGTGTGCGAGCCTGGCGCCGGCCACCCCGATTGCGCAGGCCGAAGGCACCAGCGTGGAGCATTACCGGGGACGTTTCTCGATTCGATTCGAGCAGAACGGCGAAGCGCGCAATACGTACGGTAATTTCGACTGGCAGCAAAGCGGCGACAACGCCACCGTGCAATTGCTCGATCCGCTCGGGCAGACACAGGCGATCGTGCGGCAGACGCCCCGTGGCGCCACGCTCGAATTGCCGGGTAAGGCGCCGCTGACCGGTCCGCGTCTCGAAGACGTGATGCACGACGCCCTCGGCTTCGCCCTGCCGGTCGGCGGCATGCGCTACTGGCTGCACATGCAAGGCGCACCGGGGTCGCAGGCGACTATCGAGCGCGACCCGCAGACGCAACGCCCGACGCGCCTCGTGCAGGACGGCTGGACCATCGACTATCAGGCGTACTTCGACACCACGCCCCTGCGTGTGAAACGCGTCGACCTCTCGCGCGACCTCGATGGCTCGCCGCTGGCGGTGCGCCTGGCGATCGACGAGTAA